The Schistocerca americana isolate TAMUIC-IGC-003095 chromosome 8, iqSchAmer2.1, whole genome shotgun sequence genome contains the following window.
CTGTCCTCTGTGTATTTCtacagatgacgaagtaattggtACAAGTGATGCTTCTTACAACAGAATGTATCATTCCCTTAGAACTGTTACGCGGTTCGTTAAAGGTACCCATAACTTCAACTACCATTAACTACAGTTGTGAAGGAGACTAGATGTTATTGCCGTGTTTCGTCGTGGAAACTAAATCAGTCTTAAAAGGAAATGTAACTCTGAAGTATTATCATCATGGACGCTCGCAGAAATCATCCGGGGTAGGGGGGGGGGCAGactttaaaattgtaattttttatgtaaaagagTTCATCAGTTACAGACGTCATGCTGCAAGAATAAAATTTTATTACTGACAGAAAAGGACATATCATATCCCAGAAAACTAATTGTTATTTGCTACAAATCGATTACATTGATActtaaaactctgtactccagatttCCCCCTTTGCTTAGGCCTACAATAGTCCTTTTGCATTGCAGTTCGCCGAATTCTTAGAGTTCCCAATCAGTCTGGATTCCTCATCAGATACCAGCGACTTAGTTTGGTTACATTTGCGAAGACAAGGTGGAGGGTGGTTCGAGTGTgtatataattattaaaaaaaggtCCTGTACAGGAAACACACTGGTGCTAAATATGTAAGGGCATTTTGCAGGGTAATTTATGTGAGCTAAGTCTTTAGAAAGCTGATACTTTAAACAGATGGTCGTTGAAATTATATATGGTAATTAGGAGGATGCACAGTTCATTTAACTTATGCATTTATGAGAAACGGAGCAAGAGTAGCTTACTCTCTGGAAGTTTGCCTGTCATTGGATGCTTCAGAGAATAGCATGCATGATTTGATTACGTAATTTGTAACTTCATTACAATTCTTGAAAATTCCGTATTCGAATACATTGTTTTTGACTAAGTATTGTGTTTACTGATTTGTTATCCCAGAGCTTTTTGCCGGAGATATACCCGTCAATTTATTTGTGATCTTTAAGTATAGTGGCTCTTCTAAATGCCATCTGAAGTAAATTACTTACACTAGTGCGTGAGTAGACTGTCACGTTTGGAACCGGCATTGGCATAGGATGGCTTTTACCAGTAGTTGGGACGAGAAGGGTACATATAGTTTGATGTCCTATGTGATGTTCGGTCAAATCTACTGCCTGAACGAGCGTCAGTAAACAATCAGATTACTAGGAGTAAGGGTATTGCGATGTAGAGATTCTGTAGTAACTTCTACCTCGATAGAAGTTTGCGACAGTGAAAGACGTGTGCGAGTTCGTCAATAGTAGTAGTTgtggttgttgttgctgctgccccCGTTGCCAGGCTGCGTGATGGCGGTACCGCTGAAGGTGACGTCGGCGCGGAAGCCGTGCTCGGGGTCGGCGGTGTAGACGACGGTGCGCGTGCGGCCGTCCGGCTCGAGCAGCGTGTACTGACCCTTGACCACGCCGCCGTCACGGCGCTCCTCGTGCGCCTGTGCGTTGCCCGACTCAGGGTCCTCGACGCCGAACGCGAACGAGTAGTCTGGCTTCGCCTGTCGACAGTATCACACAGCGGTGCAACAACTGGAAGAGTGTAGAAGCGTAGAGTAACACCCTTAAAGAACGCTGGCGCGTGCCGCATGATTCCATGAAACTGTGAagttccctacagaaatactgagccacgctgtctCTGTAGCTGTCTGTAAatacgaaagtgttgccgttgcaggattgtGCACGAAAAGACCTCTCGTTTATGTCCTATGAATGTGCAGTGatattcatatcgggcgatctggatggccaaataattcgttcgaattgtcgagaatgttgTTCAATCCAGTCGCGAAAAGCTGTGACCcgctgacacggcgcattgtcatccataaaaattccatcgttgtttcgtgcagttcgtctccaagtagctgaacacaatGATTTAGTCAGTGAtcgggttcagttggaccagaggacccagtccattccatgtaaaagccCACACCGTTACGGAGCCAGCAGCAGCTTCCACAGTGCCCTGCCGATAAGTTCGGCCCATAgtgtcgtggggtctgcgccacactcgaaccctaccatcaactgtcACCAGCTGAAatagagactcatctgaccaggccacggttttccagtcgtctagagagtacaaccgatatggtcacgaacccaggagaggagctgcaggcgatgtcgtgctgttagctaagACGCTCGCggtggtcgtctgctgtcatagcccattaatgccaaattttgccgcacttctaacggatacgtttgtcgtacgtcccgcattgatttctgcagttatttcagcagtgttgcttgtctgtt
Protein-coding sequences here:
- the LOC124545778 gene encoding cuticle protein 19-like; its protein translation is MTVAALIMLASFTTAAAITQTSGHYSTFSGPVSGAIRQVVANPRGAVDFVAKPDYSFAFGVEDPESGNAQAHEERRDGGVVKGQYTLLEPDGRTRTVVYTADPEHGFRADVTFSGTAITQPGNGGSSNNNHNYYY